Proteins co-encoded in one Fusarium musae strain F31 chromosome 3, whole genome shotgun sequence genomic window:
- a CDS encoding hypothetical protein (EggNog:ENOG41) has translation MNRDMKLDVDSAMADQLLDKNSRYEGYFAYRPLSNLPTPPPSSRNSSAAQSPRTTLDDGEPLMPRFRGPAIHLVNLIPSSASLATASVPLVQAILSRANLPIETVALAVCILDSLDSRFARRWRLSCPLLSGYFSTSKRHTLPPTPIMPQRQQLHIDSVNPELIILAALVIAVKFMEDPQEASQYYCKAWGRGMWSPEQLNTTERCIMENLNYRIMPLCDEDCLTDAMVDMQYAAQQPQWDINENMPADSDDESDDSNNHNNYVPSHSRSKTLGTGSAVLGLGLSLTPVDTPTAEASHSTTPQPSRLCNDYFNHFQAREA, from the exons ATGAACCGAGATATGAAGCTGGATGTTGACTCCGCCATGGCCGACCAACTTCTAGACAAGAACAGCCGCTATGAGGGCTACTTCGCCTATCGACCACTATCCAACCTACCCACACCGCCCCCAAGCTCTCGCAACTCATCCGCGGCTCAATCACCACGAACTACACTCGACGATGGAGAGCCATTGATGCCTCGATTTCGAG GCCCTGCAATCCAccttgtcaacctcatccCGTCATCTGCTTCTCTGGCCACGGCCTCTGTCCCTCTTGTTCAGGCCATTCTGAGCCGCGCCAATCTCCCGATTGAGACCGTTGCTCTCGCAGTATGCATTCTCGATAGCCTTGACTCCCGCTTCGCCCGACGATGGCGCCTCTCGTGCCCCCTGCTGTCCGGCTACTTCTCAACGTCTAAGCGACACACTCTCCCGCCGACGCCCATCATGCCTCAACGACAACAGTTACACATCGACTCAGTCAACCCCGAGCTCATCATTTTGGCAGCCCTTGTCATTGCGGTCAAGTTCATGGAGGATCCTCAGGAGGCTTCTCAGTACTATTGCAAGGCCTGGGGCCGGGGCATGTGGTCACCCGAgcagctcaacaccaccgagcGATGCATCATGGAGAACCTCAACTACCGCATCATGCCCCTTTGCGACGAAGACTGTCTGACGGATGCCATGGTGGATATGCAATATGCCGCCCAGCAGCCCCAATGGGACATTAACGAGAATATGCCTGCGGATAGTGACGACGAGAGCGACGACAGCAACAACCACAATAACTATGTGCCTAGCCACTCCAGATCAAAGACACTCGGCACAGGATCAGCTGTATTGGGGCTAGGCCTTTCTCTCACACCTGTCGACACCCCGACTGCTGAGGCCAGCCACTCGACTACCCCGCAACCGTCAAGGCTCTGCAATGACTACTTCAACCATTTCCAGGCACGAGAGGCTTAA
- a CDS encoding hypothetical protein (BUSCO:EOG09264ZXA) — translation MALHSADTSKLIFAPAGHQATGQAEQFTKGTLVRSQLNPTSPIPQFHAWFSRAQENDSGVDHPESCTLSTASLPSGRISSRTVYLKELDNRGFVIYTNLGTSRKAADIATNPRAAMLFFWESLQRQVHVEGRVEKISREESQTYYDTRARGSRIGAWASRQSQVLEPQGEDDDGRKQLEGWVKDVEKRFEGQEKIPVPEFWGGLRIIPDRIEFWQGRESRLHDRFVYEREGEEEEWTLKRLSP, via the exons ATGGCGCTTCATTCAGCAGATACTTCGAAGCTCATCT TCGCCCCCGCGGGCCATCAGGCAACAGGCCAAGCTGAGCAGTTTACCAAAGGAACTCTCGTTCGCTCACAGCTAAACCCAACATCACCTATCCCTCAATTCCACGCATGGTTCTCCCGTGCCCAGGAGAATGATTCTGGCGTAGACCATCCTGAATCATGCACtctctcaacagcctctcTCCCCTCAGGTCGTATCTCCTCTCGTACTGTGTATCTAAAGGAGCTCGACAACCGTGGCTTTGTCATCTACACCAACCTGGGCACGTCTCGCAAGGCAGCTGATATAGCGACTAACCCCCGTGCTGCGATGTTGTTCTTCTGGGAATCCCTACAGCGTCAAGTCCATGTTGAAGGACGGGTAGAGAAGATCTCCCGTGAAGAAAGCCAGACATACTACGACACGCGAGCTCGGGGAAGCAGAATCGGCGCATGGGCTAGTCGACAGAGTCAAGTACTTGAGCCACaaggtgaagatgacgatggccGCAAGCAGCTGGAGGGATGGGTCAAAGACGTTGAGAAGCGGTTTGAGGGGCAGGAGAAGATCCCTGTTCCCGAGTTTTGGGGTGGACTGAGAATTATCCCGGATAGGATCGAGTTCTGGCAAGGAAGGGAGAGTAGACTTCACGACAGGTTCGTCTATGAACGggagggcgaggaagaggagtggacattgaagaggctgagtcCTTAA
- a CDS encoding hypothetical protein (MEROPS:MER0060647~EggNog:ENOG41) — translation MALVPQPPASARQIGAEDDGLVCLELEDGSSFQGYSFGAQKSIAGELVFQTGMVGYPESVTDPSYRGQILVITFPLVGNYGVPSREAMDELLGDLPAHFESSEIHIAGLVTASYAGEDFSHFLAESSLGTWLKEQGVPAMYGVDTRSLTKRIREKGSMLGKMRLETRGLTNGSANSQADDALAALPTDHFEEVEWVNPNTKNLVAEVSIKAPKLYKPPTSVARKHPSGRTIRVLCLDVGMKFNQLRCFLKRGVEVLVCPWDYDIASAIDEFDGLFLSNGPGDPAMLDNVVKNIAAVLEKNEIPVFGICLGHQLLARAAGATTKKMKFGNRGHNIPCTSMVTGKCHITSQNHGFAVDTDSLTNGWKELFVNANDGSNEGIFHTEKPYFSVQFHPESTPGPRDTEFLFDVFINTMANCAEKPELLKAPVSFPGGTIEENERLHPRVSVRKVLVLGSGGLSIGQAGEFDYSGSQAIKALKEEGIYTVLINPNIATIQTSKGLADKVYFLPVNADFVRKVIQYERPDAIYVTFGGQTALQVGIQLKDEFESLGVKVLGTPIDTIITTEDRELFARSMDSIGEKCAKSASANNIDEAMHVVKDIGFPVIVRAAYALGGLGSGFANNEEELMDLCNKAFAASPQVLIERSMKGWKEIEYEVVRDAQDNCITVCNMENFDPLGIHTGDSIVVAPSQTLSDEDYNMLRTTAVNVIRHLGVVGECNIQYALNPFSREYCIIEVNARLSRSSALASKATGYPLAFIAAKLGLGIPLKEIKNSVTKSTCACFEPSLDYVVVKMPRWDLKKFTRVSTQLGSSMKSVGEVMSIGRSFEEAIQKAIRAIDFHNLGFNETEALMSIEDELQTPSDQRLFAIANAMHEGYTVDKIWELTKIDKWFLRKLKGLSDFAKRMTCYSTTDITTSPSILLQAKRLGFSDRQLAKFWSSNEIAVRRLRLEAGIQPFVKQIDTVAAEFPAFTNYLYMTYNASDHDVNFDDHGVMVLGSGVYRIGSSVEFDWCSVRAIRTLRATGFKTIMVNYNPETVSTDYDEADKLYFENINLETVLDIYQLENSSGVLGAMGGQTPNNIALPLHRAGVKVLGTSPEMIDNAENRYKFSRMLDRIEVDQPTWKELTSFAEAQEFCNTVSYPVLVRPSYVLSGAAMNTVYSEKDLKNYLDQAAEVSREHPVVITKYIENAKEIEMDAVAKDGKVIGHFISEHVENAGVHSGDATLILPPQDLEATTIERIEEATRKIGQALNVTGPFNIQFIAKDNDIKVIECNVRASRSFPFVSKVMGVDLIEMATKAIMGQPFQAYPPTDLAPNCVGVKVPQFSFSRLSGADPVLGVEMASTGEVACFGVDKNEAYLKALMSTGFKIPKKNILLSIGSYKDKREMLPSVQKLEKLGYKLFATSGTADFLQEHGVQCQYLEVLGKEEDRSSEFSLTQHLAKNTIDLYINLPSNNKYRRPANYMSKGYQTRRMAVDYQIPLVTNVKNAKILVEAIARHFELEVSKRDYQTSHRTIVLPGLINIAAFVPGIATASNDDLQTVTKASISAGFSMIRVMPLGVDGAITDALTLKTAQQNSRRGGYCDYNFSVAATSDNADQISHVTGEVGSLFIPFNHLSGNISKVAAVTAHFDSWPTHKPIVTDAKLTDLASILLLASLHNRRIHVTSVTNKDDIKLIALSKAKGLQVTCDVSIYSLYLNRDEYPECERLPTVADQKALWQHMSTIDVFSIGSLPYRLATSLGHKGDPHMGISDALPLLLTSVAEGRLTVDDIKERLYTNPMEIFELHDQSGTTIEAEIDRPYTVAPGTFWSPFVGRTMRGSVQRVTFQNTTVCLDGEVLPVSPQGKDMSSHIAPPMSPPVKPTTSIAQATGSPQARRLSMLGGFQPLNRLRGVDTGAVGATLPSPARGAAPVEELAPGLQLQPLVSSSLQQLLAQPSSFKNTHVLSVKSYSRADLHLLFTVAQEMRLGVQREGVLNILRGRVLTTLFYEPSTRTSASFDAAMQRLGGRTIAISTSHSSVQKGETLQDTLRTLACYGDAVVLRHPEETSVHVAEKYSPVPVINGGNGSKEHPTQAFLDLFTIREELGTVQGLTITFLGDLLYGRPVHSLVYLLRHYHVQVQLVAPKALALPPKVREQLVASGQLLCESETLTPEILARSDVLYCTRVQRERFPNEEEYQRVKNSYRVDNASLKHAKSSSIVMHPLPRNEEVAEEVDFDQRAAYFRQMRYGLYCRMALLALVMADS, via the exons ATGGCTTTGGTTCCTCAGCCTCCCGCCTCTGCGCGTCAGATTGGcgccgaggatgatggcCTTGTCTGCCTCgagcttgaagatggctCCTCCTTCCAGGGCTACAGCTTTGGTGCTCAGAAGAGCATTGCTGGAGAGCTGGTCTTCCAAACGGGTATGGTTGGCTATCCTGAGTCCGTCACGGATCCTTCGTACCGCGGCcagatcctcgtcatcaCTTTCCCTCTTGTTGGAAACTATGGTGTTCCCTCGCGCGAGGCCATGGATGAGCTCCTCGGCGATCTGCCAGCTCACTTCGAGTCTAGCGAAATCCACATTGCTGGTCTAGTCACAGCTTCATATGCTGGCGAAGACTTCTCCCACTTCTTGGCCGAATCCTCTCTGGGCACATGGCTCAAGGAGCAGGGTGTTCCCGCCATGTACGGTGTTGACACTCGATCTTTGACCAAGAGAATTCGTGAGAAGGGTAGCATGTTGGGTAAGATGCGCCTCGAGACCCGTGGCCTGACCAATGGCTCTGCCAACAGCCAGGCTGACGATGCCTTGGCTGCTTTGCCCACCGACCACTTTGAGGAGGTCGAATGGGTCAACCcaaacaccaagaacttGGTGGCCGAAG TTTCCATTAAGGCTCCCAAGCTCTACAAGCCTCCGACCTCGGTCGCCCGTAAGCACCCATCTGGGCGTACTATCCGTGTTTTGTGCCTCGATGTCGGTATGAAGTTTAATCAGCTGAGGTGCTTCCTCAAGCGTGGTGTCGAGGTCCTTGTCTGTCCTTGGGACTACGATATCGCCAGCGCCATTGACGAGTTCGAcggtctcttcctctccaatGGTCCCGGTGACCCCGCTATGCTCGACAACGTCGTTAAGAACATCGCTGCCGTCCTCGAGAAGAACGAAATCCCTGTTTTTGGTATCTGCTTGGGACATCAGCTCCTCGCCCGTGCTGCTGGCGCGaccaccaagaagatgaagttcgGTAACCGTGGTCACAACATTCCTTGTACCAGCATGGTTACTGGAAAATGCCACATCACTTCTCAGAACCACGGTTTCGCTGTCGACACTGACAGCCTGACCAATGGCTGGAAAGAGCTTTTCGTCAACGCCAATGATGGCAGTAACGAGGGTATCTTCCACACTGAGAAGCCCTACTTCAGTGTGCAGTTCCACCCCGAGAGCACCCCTGGTCCTCGCGACACCGAGTTCCTCTTTGATGTGTTCATTAACACCATGGCCAATTGCGCTGAGAAGCCCGAGCTCCTCAAGGCCCCTGTCAGCTTCCCTGGCGGCACCATCGAAGAGAATGAGCGTCTTCATCCCCGCGTTTCCGTTCGCAAggtccttgttcttggcagtGGTGGTCTCAGCATTGGTCAAGCTGGCGAGTTCGACTACTCTGGTAGCCAAGCTATCAAGGCTTTGAAGGAGGAGGGCATCTACACtgttctcatcaaccccaacaTTGCCACTATCCAGACCTCAAAGGGCTTGGCTGACAAGGTTTACTTCCTCCCTGTCAACGCCGACTTCGTTCGAAAGGTCATCCAGTATGAGCGACCTGATGCTATCTATGTGACCTTCGGTGGCCAGACCGCCCTTCAAGTTGGTATTCAGCTCAAGGATGAGTTCGAGTCTCTCGGTGTCAAGGTCCTCGGTACTCCGATCGACACTATCATCACTACTGAGGATCGCGAGCTCTTTGCCCGAAGCATGGACTCTATTGGCGAGAAGTGTGCAAAGTCCGCCTCTGCCAACAACATCGACGAGGCGATGCACGTCGTAAAGGACATTGGTTTCCCCGTCATTGTGCGTGCTGCCTATGCTCTTGGTGGTCTCGGCAGTGGCTTCGCCAACAATGAGGAGGAACTGATGGATCTCTGCAACAAAGCCTTCGCCGCCAGTCCCCAAGTTCTGATCGAACGTAGTATGAAGGGCTGGAAGGAGATCGAATACGAGGTTGTCCGTGATGCTCAAGACAACTGCATCACAGTCTGTAACATGGAGAACTTCGACCCTCTCGGTATCCACACTGGTGACTCTATTGTTGTCGCTCCCTCGCAGACCTTGTCTGATGAAGACTACAATATGCTGCGAACGACAGCTGTCAATGTCATTCGCCATCTTGGCGTTGTCGGAGAGTGTAACATTCAGTATGCCCTGAACCCCTTTTCCCGGGAGTACTGCATTATCGAGGTCAACGCACGTCTGTCTCGATCTTCTGCTCTCGCCTCTAAGGCTACAGGTTACCCTCTGGCCTTTATCGCTGCcaagcttggtcttggtattCCCCTCAAGGAGATTAAAAACTCAGTCACCAAGTCCACCTGTGCTTGCTTCGAGCCCTCGCTCGATTACGTCGTGGTCAAGATGCCTCGATGGGATCTCAAGAAGTTTACCCGCGTGTCCACTCAGCTTGGTTCCTCCATGAAGAGTGTGGGTGAAGTCATGAGCATTGGTCGATCTTTCGAGGAGGCCATCCAGAAGGCCATCCGAGCCATTGATTTCCACAACCTCGGCTTCAATGAGACGGAGGCCCTTATGAGCATTGAAGATGAGCTCCAGACCCCCTCTGACCAGCGTCTATTTGCCATCGCCAACGCCATGCACGAGGGATACACTGTCGACAAGATTTGGGAATTGACCAAGATCGACAAGTGGTTCCTtcgcaagctcaagggtttGAGCGACTTCGCTAAGAGAATGACTTGCTACAGCACAACcgacatcaccaccagccCGTCTATCCTTCTCCAGGCCAAGCGTCTGGGTTTCAGTGATCGTCAGCTCGCCAAATTCTGGAGCTCCAACGAGATTGCTGTCCGTCGCCTGCGACTCGAGGCTGGTATTCAGCCCTTCGTCAAGCAGATTGACACCGTCGCTGCGGAATTCCCTGCCTTTACAAACTACCTCTACATGACCTACAATGCCTCTGACCACGATGTCAACTTCGACGATCATGGTGTCATGGTGCTCGGCTCTGGTGTTTACCGTATTGGTTCATCAGTCGAGTTCGATTGGTGTTCAGTCCGAGCTATTCGAACCCTTCGCGCTACCGGTTTCAAGACAATCATGGTCAACTATAACCCGGAGACGGTTAGTACAGATTACGACGAAGCCGATAAGCTTTACTTCGAGAACATCAACCTCGAAACAGTCCTGGACATTTACCAGCTCGAGAACTCAAGCGGTGTTTTGGGTGCTATGGGTGGTCAAACCCCCAACAACATTGCACTCCCACTGCACCGTGCTGGTGTCAAGGTTCTGGGTACTTCCCCCGAGATGATTGACAATGCAGAGAACCGATACAAGTTCTCTCGTATGCTGGACCGCATTGAGGTCGATCAACCTACCTGGAAGGAGCTTACTAGCTTTGCTGAAGCTCAGGAGTTCTGTAACACTGTTTCTTATCCCGTACTGGTTCGACCCTCGTACGTCCTCTCGGGTGCTGCTATGAATACAGTTTATTCTGAGAAGGATCTCAAGAACTATTTGGACCAGGCTGCTGAAGTTTCTCGGGAGCACCCTGTCGTTATTACTAAGTACATTGAGAATGCCAAGGAAATCGAGATGGACGCCGTTGCCAAGGACGGTAAGGTTATTGGACACTTTATCTCCGAGCATGTCGAGAACGCTGGTGTTCACTCTGGTGATGCTACCCTTATCTTGCCTCCTCAAGATTTGGAAGCCACCACCATTGAGCGTATTGAGGAGGCTACTCGCAAGATTGGCCAGGCCCTCAACGTCACTGGTCCTTTCAACATTCAGTTCATTGCCAAGGACAACgacatcaaggtcatcgagTGTAACGTTCGTGCCTCACGTTCGTTCCCCTTCGTGTCCAAGGTCATGGGTGTTGACTTGATCGAGATGGCCACCAAGGCCATCATGGGCCAGCCTTTCCAGGCCTACCCTCCCACCGATCTTGCCCCCAACTGCGTCGGTGTCAAGGTCCCTCAGTTCAGTTTCTCTCGTCTTTCCGGTGCCGATCCCGTACTGGGTGTCGAGATGGCCTCTACAGGTGAGGTTGCTTGCTTCGGCGTTGACAAGAATGAGGCCTATCTTAAAGCCTTGATGTCTACTGGGTTCAAGATTCCCAAGAAGAACATCCTCCTGTCCATTGGATCCTACAAGGACAAGCGTGAGATGCTTCCTTCTGTCcagaagctcgagaagctcggcTATAAGCTGTTTGCTACTTCCGGTACCGCCGATTTCCTCCAGGAGCACGGCGTTCAGTGTCAATACCTTGAGGTTCTCGGTAAGGAGGAGGACCGCAGCTCTGAATTCTCTCTTACCCAGCATCTGGCCAAGAACACCATTGATCTGTACATCAACTTGCCTTCCAACAACAAGTACCGTCGTCCTGCCAACTACATGAGTAAGGGTTACCAGACTCGACGTATGGCTGTTGATTACCAGATCCCTCTCGTTACCAACGTCAAGAACGCCAAGATTCTCGTTGAGGCCATTGCCCGTCACTTCGAGCTTGAGGTTTCTAAGCGCGATTACCAGACCAGCCACCGTACCATCGTGCTGCCCGGTCTAATCAACATCGCAGCTTTTGTTCCAGGTATCGCTACTGCCAGCAATGATGACCTTCAGACAGTGACAAAGGCCTCTATTTCTGCTGGTTTCAGCATGATCCGGGTTATGCCTTTAGGTGTTGACGGCGCCATCACTGATGCCCTCACTTTGAAGACCGCTCAGCAGAACAGCCGACGAGGTGGCTACTGTGATTACAACTTTTCTGTGGCCGCTACCTCGGACAATGCTGATCAGATCAGCCATGTTACTGGCGAGGTTGGCTCACTCTTCATCCCCTTCAACCACCTCTCTGGCAACATCAGTAAGGTTGCTGCTGTCACTGCTCACTTCGATTCTTGGCCTACACACAAGCCTATCGTCACCGATGCTAAGCTGACCGACTTGGCCTCTATTCTCCTCCTTGCCAGCCTCCACAACCGTCGCATTCATGTTACTTCGGTCACCAACAAGGATGATATCAAGCTTATCGCCCTTAGCAAGGCCAAGGGACTCCAAGTCACCTGCGACGTCTCGATCTACTCTCTGTACCTCAACCGTGACGAGTACCCTGAGTGCGAGCGTCTGCCCACTGTAGCTGATCAGAAGGCACTCTGGCAGCACATGTCTACCATTGATGTGTTCTCCATTGGTAGTCTGCCTTACCGCCTGGCTACTTCGCTCGGCCATAAGGGTGATCCTCATATGGGAATCTCTGATGCTCTCCCTCTGCTACTCACTTCAGTTGCTGAGGGTCGTTTGACTGTTGACGACATCAAGGAACGCCTTTACACCAACCCTATGGAGATCTTCGAGCTCCACGATCAATCCGGCACCACCattgaggctgagattgaTCGCCCCTACACCGTGGCTCCCGGGACCTTCTGGTCTCCCTTTGTGGGTCGCACTATGCGTGGATCTGTTCAAAGAGTCACTTTCCAGAACACCACTGTCTGTCTTGATGGTGAAGTCTTGCCTGTCTCGCCTCAGGGTAAGGACATGTCTTCGCACATTGCTCCTCCCATGTCGCCCCCAGTCAAGCCCACCACCTCGATCGCTCAAGCCACCGGTTCTCCCCAAGCCCGCCGCCTGTCCATGCTGGGTGGCTTCCAGCCTCTGAACCGTCTCCGCGGTGTTGATACTGGTGCTGTTGGCGCTACTCTGCCTTCGCCTGCTCGTGGTGCTGCTCCTGTTGAGGAGCTCGCCCCTggcctccagctccagcccCTGGTCAGCTCTTCTCTGCAGCAGCTCCTGGCTCAGCCTTCGTCGTTCAAGAACACACACGTCCTGTCCGTCAAGTCTTACAGCAGAGCTGATCTCCACCTGCTCTTCACCGTTGCTCAGGAGATGCGTCTTGGTGTCCAGCGCGAAGGTGTCTTGAACATCCTTCGAGGCCGCGTTTTGACCACGCTCTTCTACGAGCCCTCAACTCGCACGTCGGCTTCGTTTGATGCTGCTATGCAGCGTCTTGGTGGGCGCACCATCGCTATCTCCACCTCTCATTCTTCTGTCCAGAAGGGTGAGACTCTCCAGGATACTCTCCGTACTCTGGCTTGCTATGGTGATGCTGTTGTTCTCCGTCACCCTGAGGAGACCAGCGTCCATGTTGCTGAGAAATACAGCCCTGTCCCTGTTATCAACGGTGGCAACGGCAGCAAGGAGCACCCCACGCAGGCTTTCCTTGACCTCTTCACCATCCGTGAGGAGTTGGGTACCGTGCAGGGCTTGACCATCACCTTCCTGGGTGATCTTCTTTATGGCCGACCTGTGCACTCTCTTGTATACCTACTGAGACATTACCACGTCCAGGTTCAGCTGGTCGCCCCCAAGGCTCTGGCTTTGCCACCTAAGGTCCGAGAGCAGCTCGTTGCTTCCGGCCAACTTCTCTGCGAGTCTGAGACTCTCACACCTGAGATCCTGGCTCGTAGTGACGTCCTGTACTGCACACGTGTGCAGCGGGAGCGCTTTCCCAACGAGGAGGAGTACCAGCGCGTTAAGAACTCTTACCGAGTGGACAACGCTTCGCTCAAGCATGCCAAGAGTTCTTCAATTGTTATGCACCCTCTCCCCCGCAACGAGGAGGTTGCCGAGGAGGTCGACTTCGACCAGCGGGCTGCATACTTCCGACAG ATGCGCTATGGCCTCTACTGCCGCATGGCTCTGTTGGCGCTGGTTATGGCTGATTCGTAA
- a CDS encoding hypothetical protein (EggNog:ENOG41), protein MYSAGYGFSNNAAPSFNNPAPQQQSGAQPAAQQMMYNQQQQFAGMTPQGGFNPGANPQMMGAGPGGMMPNAGMQHMAANGQMAGFQQQFAANPYGQVVPSSVAPQNFAPNYMMGGGMQGFPMNQPGMPQNPQMMQRLQQQQQQQAQAQAQQQQQQQQQQQQQQQQQAANPAGMGQVSTPQRPPSAAQGTPNNALPSQQGQFPTPQPHSQSQTPTNQQPQQPQSQQQQQQTQQAPTQAQGQQQSQQPVSAGLSTPQTPTFSTNQGPAANGTLAAAPLSPGTESRDKERFALLLDINHELLYESIQIQATQQELKKESAAAGNNADKKPTDEETQLQQDYLQCMRRLQANLSYMAALADRKPEVKVPPCPAYLTAPALTLSLKLRAPAVGPEGADNNIDPVADREERNNSIRDLYSRLQAVFPGIDPKREPAYRMNTQGGQKPGMMGSQASPTTQRTPKITNMGAPPMP, encoded by the exons ATGTACTCCGCCGGCTACGGCTTTAGCAACAATGCTGCTCCCTCTTTCAACAACCCTGCCCCACAGCAGCAGTCCGGAGCCCAGCCAGCCGCTCAGCAGATGATGTAtaaccagcagcagcagttcGCCGGCATGACGCCTCAAGGAGGCTTTAACCCTGGCGCGAATCCTCAAATGATGGGTGCTGGTCCAGGAGGCATGATGCCAAACGCAGGAATGCAGCATATGGCTGCTAATGGTCAGA TGGCAGGTTTCCAACAGCAGTTCGCTGCTAACCCTTACGGTCAAGTCGTTCCCTCGTCGGTCGCTCCTCAGAATTTTGCGCCAAATTATATGATGGGCGGAGGCATGCAGGGCTTCCCGATGAACCAACCCGGGATGCCCCAGAATCCTCAAATGATGCAGCGAttgcaacagcaacagcaacagcaagcgCAGGCTCAAgcgcagcagcaacaacagcagcagcaacaacagcagcaacaacaacaacaacaagctGCTAACCCCGCTGGTATGGGCCAGGTATCGACCCCTCAAAGACCCCCGAGCGCCGCACAAGGAACACCAAACAATGCTCTGCCTTCGCAGCAGGGTCAATTTCCGactcctcagcctcactcTCAAAGCCAGACCCCCACGAACCAGCAGCCCCAACAACCACAGtcgcaacagcagcagcagcagactcaACAAGCTCCGACACAGGCGCAAGGGCAGCAGCAGTCCCAACAACCCGTATCGGCCGGATTATCGACACCGCAGACGCCAACCTTCTCTACAAATCAAGGACCGGCTGCCAATGGAACTTTAGCAGCGGCTCCGCTGAGCCCCGGTACCGAATCTCGAGATAAAGAACGATTCGCATTGTTGCTCGATATCAACCATGAGCTTCTCTATGAATCTATACAAATCCAGGCAACCCAACAAGAACTGAAGAAGGAGAGCGCTGCAGCTGGAAACAATGCCGATAAAAAACCGACAGACGAGGAGACGCAACTACAGCAGGACTATCTCCA ATGTATGAGGAGATTGCAAGCAAACTTGTCGTATATGGCCGCACTTGCGGATCGGAAGCCCGAAGTTAAAGTTCCGCCCTGTCCAGCATACCTCACTGCCCCTGCCCTGACTCTTTCGCTGAAACTCCGGGCCCCAGCTGTAGGGCCTGAAGGTGCAGACAACAACATCGACCCGGTCGCTGACCGTGAAGAGCGAAACAATAGCATAAGGGACCTGTATTCAAGGTTACAGGCTGTCTTCCCCGGCATTGACCCGAAGAGAGAACCAGCTTACCGTATGAATACACAAGGTGGCCAGAAGCCTGGCATGATGGGAAGCCAGGCCAGCCCGACAACACAAAGGACGCCCAAGATCACGAATATGGGGGCTCCTCCTATGCCCTAA
- a CDS encoding hypothetical protein (EggNog:ENOG41~BUSCO:EOG09262K9A) — MAPFNLESCARPNILALQPYRCAREHDDGTNILLDANENAYGPSLSADVAEKAANGVEVDLLGLHRYPDPHQEPLKKQLCELRNTHAHTDKTLKPENLFVGVGSDEAIDALLRCFCVPGKDRILTCPPTYGMYSVSAQVNDVALVKVPLLEAPTFSIDVPAVMEALTKESNIKLVYLCSPGNPTGSVLAKSDVKQILDHPTWNGVVVLDEAYIDFAPEDASLAEWVTEFPNLVVMQTLSKAFGMAGIRLGAAFTSPPIARLLNSLKAPYNISSPTSALASYAVSEKGLAIMRDHRARLLEQRDRLIKELPKIPGVGRLRGGTESNFLLYEMLNTAGEPDNTVALAVYEKLAEGKGVVVRFRGKEHGCQGCLRITVGTDAEVTRFLESLKTTLAEVRGS, encoded by the exons ATGGCTCCCTTCAACCTTGAAAGCTGTGCTAGGCCAAACATCTTGGCCCTCCAGCCATATCGCTGCGCGAGAGAGCAT GATGACGGCACCAATATCCTTCTCGACGCAAATGAGAACGCGTACGGCCCTTCTCTGAGTGCAGATGTCGCGGAGAAGGCTGCCAATGGCGTGGAGGTCGACTTGCTGGGCCTGCACCGTTATCCTGATCCTCACCAGGAAccgttgaagaagcagcttTGCGAGCTGCGAAACACCCATGCCCACACAGATAAGACGCTCAAGCCCGAGAATTTGTTTGTGGGTGTTGGTAGCGATGAGGCTATCGATGCTCTGCTGCGATGCTTCTGCGTTCCTGGAAAGGACCGCATCCTTACATGCCCGCCTACTTATGGCATGTATTCTGTGTCTGCACAGGTCAACGACGTGGCTCTCGTCAAAGTTCCCCTTTTAGAAGCCCCAACCTTCAGCATAGACGTTCCAGCTGTCATGGAAGCCCTGACAAAAGAGTCCAACATCAAACTTGTCTACCTCTGCTCGCCTGGAAACCCCACTGGTTCAGTCCTCGCCAAGTCTGATGTTAAGCAGATTCTGGATCACCCAACGTGGAACGGCGTTGTCGTTCTTGACGAAGCATATATCGACTTTGCCCCCGAAGATGCTTCTTTGGCTGAATGGGTGACCGAGTTTCCTAACCTGGTCGTTATGCAAACCCTCTCCAAGGCCTTTGGTATGGCTGGCATCCGCCTCGGTGCTGCATTCACATCGCCCCCTATTGCACGACTGCTCAACAGTCTCAAGGCCCCTTACAACATCTCAAGCCCTACAAGTGCCTTGGCGTCCTACGCTGTCTCCGAAAAGGGACTCGCTATTATGCGAGACCATCGTGCGCGCCTCCTAGAGCAGCGTGATCGTCTTATCAAGGAACTTCCAAAAATCCCTGGTGTTGGTCGTCTACGAGGTGGCACTGAAAGCAACTTTTTGCTTTACGAAATGCTTAACACTGCAGGCGAGCCGGATAATACTGTCGCGTTGGCCGTATatgagaagcttgctgaGGGTAAGGGTGTCGTCGTGCGATTCAGAGGAAAAGAGCACGGATGCCAGGGATGTCTACGAATTACAGTCGGCACAGACGCCGAGGTGACAAGATTTCTGGAGTCACTAAAGACGACGTTGGCTGAGGTGAGAGGCTCTTAA